A segment of the Bos mutus isolate GX-2022 chromosome 17, NWIPB_WYAK_1.1, whole genome shotgun sequence genome:
GTGACTGCTCCAGGGGCACGGGCCGCTGGAGGTTGCTGAGCCCCTACTCAGATAAATGGCTTCCGTCCTCTGCCCGGAGGCGGACTCCCCCAGGAAGCGCCGCCCGCCCCCACAGTGCAGGGCCTGGTCACCCCTTCCTCCCAAGCAGGACACACCACGGGGACGGGGGTCTCCCAGCAAGGGCCTGGCCTGGGGCGGGCACTGGGTCACCTGGGGCTCTGTGGGAGGAAGCAGCCTGCCCGAGGGGTCCCTGCCCGGACTTCAGCCAACAGGAGACCGGAGGGGGAAGCTGGAGGGGATGTGAATGCTCCTTCCTCGGGAGGCTGGGGGTGTCAGGGGCCTTTGCTGCTGAGGCCCAGGCCCCCATGTGGCTCCatggcctcctcccctccccctgcaatGGGCTCTGGGGCTGTCATGCCCTGGGGCTACGGTTTGGGGAGGACACCTCTCTGAGGCCAGGGTCCCCAACGCTGATGTTTCCAGGAGCCCTGTGCCCAGCCCTGGGACCCTGCAGCCTCACACAGGCCTGGCCGCACCCCAACTCTCTCAGGGCCCTGGGAAAACCTCTGCCaggtgttggggcttcccaggctggTTGGCCCCTGGCACTGGGAAAGCCTGACGTCTGGGGCCAGGGCCACAATGGATCCCTTCTCCTGCccagggtgggggttgggggcggcTCCAGGGCCCAGAGGGACGGGGTGGGTGGAGAGCCAGGAggaggccaggcttccctctcaGGCCTCAGCTGCCGCCCTCATGTTGCTCATCCACAAgtgcccagcctggccctgccaGGGAGGTGCGGGGCTCGGCTGGTGGGGGCCAGCCCAGCCTGACCTCATCCCCAGGGAGGAAAGTACCTTCCCAGGGGCCAAGGAGTGGGCACTCAGCCCCCCTGTCCTGAGCTGGAagccaggggtggggaggtgccAGGTGGGGTCTGGAAGGACATGCACTGACTGGGCACCACCCCCGGGACCCTCCCACCTTTGCCCTGTTCCCTGAAACACGCCCCGCCACACGCAGCACCCTCGGATTCTGGCAGGGGGACCTGCTGCCCGCCCCCCTCCCAGCCTGGGCCTCTCTGCCCAGGACCCTCTGCCAAAGGCAGGGCTGAGGAGGTAGGGAGGTCAGAGCCTGCTGGACCTTGGGTAACCTGTACAACTTCCAAGACTGGGGATTCGAGGCGTCCCCCACCCAGGTGGGCCTGCATGAACCTTGGCCAAGGCGGTGACTACAAGCCTGCTGGGGCACTTGCCCGGCCCTCCCTGGTGGCCTGGGTCCCCGGTAGCGTCCACCTCCGCAATTCTTAGCCTCTGCTGCCCCCACGTGGCCACTCAGCATGGCTGCGAGAAGGCTCTGCTCAGGGCCCCCTACCCAGGGCGCCAGGTGTCTCCAGGCTGCTCCCTGACCCTCGCTCCTCTCAGGCAGAGCCACCAGCCCTGGGCAGCAGGCAGCAAGCACCCACCTCCAACCCACAAGCCCCGGCACTTCCCCGTCTGAGACCTCTGATGGAAACCCGGCACCATCCTACCCAGGCCCCCCAGAGCACCCATTCAGTACCCTCACAAGAGGCCTGGGTCCTGTACACTTGCCTCCGGACAGTCCTGGGCAAAGGGTCCAGGGGCCTGGACCAGCTGGGCATGGCGCTCCCACACTGCCTCTGGGGCTGGGCTAGAGCTGGGTGCCCAGCGTAGTGCCCCATGCACGCTTCCGCTCCCATGACACAGTCACTGTTCTAGATCCCACTTTACAAACGGACGGTCGGAGCCTGGGGACAGGCCAGTCACTCTCGGTGCCGTGCACCGCCCAGGGCGACCACTGGACTCCCGGGGATAAGGCACGCCACGAGCACAGACACCACAGAGGGGCACCAAAGCTTGTTTTCTGCCTCCACAGGCAAGGAGTCTGTCAGGAGACGTTCCGTAAGACTTGGAGTTACAAGACTGGAGCTTAGAAGGTCCACGCCCAAGGCTGGACCCAGCCACAGTCCCGGGCAGCCAGGCCCAGGGCCTGGGAATCAAGGCAGCTCGGCCCTCGGGCTCACTGCTGGGTCAGCAGGCTCACACTGGGGGTCAGGGGCACGGGCACGGGATCTGAGGTACTGGCCTTTGCACATCAGGTGCTGGCATGTCAGGATTCGGGAGACAGGCCTCAGGATTCGAGGGTACAGAGCCCAGGGCCTGGAGAACTAGGGTTTGGGGTATGCAGGAAACAGAGCCACGGGAGCTCCCCGGTTACAGTTCGGGGTTCGGGCCTTCGGTGACAGAGCAGGGCACTCGGCTTGAAAAGCTCAGGTACCGGGTGTACGGGTTCCACGTGTCTGGCGCTAGGAACCCGAGGATTCAAGTACTGGGGTGCAGGCTCCTGGAAGTTTGGAGGCTCGGCTTTGGCCTCGGGGAGGCCCCGTGCATCTCGCGCCACTGGCCAAGTGTGCTTCGCTCAGGGCTGCGAACCCCAGACGGCCCTGCAACAGAGTTGCGGTCTAGCGCGGGCACGGTGGTCCCACGCGcgcccggggtgggggtgggggtgcgggggcGGGCCCATGAGAACCGAGGAGGAGTGGACCGGGCCTGGGAGAGAGGGGCCTCACGTGTTGCTCTTCCTGCGGCGTAGGAGCCAGTAGCCAAGCCCAACCAGGGCCACCAGCCCCAGGCCTCCAAAGATGATGCCCAGCAGCACCGCGTAGCTCCGTCCTGGAGAGGTGGTGGGCTGTGAGTGCGCCTAGCAACCAGGCGCAGGCGTGCGCACACGTGCGCGTGGGGCGGACTTGGGGCGCGGGCGCGTGGGCGGGGCGAGGCAGTGTGCGTGGGCAGGCCAGGGGCCGGTGGGCGGGGCTAGGCCGACTGATGGGCGGGGCTAGGCAGTGTGGGTAGGGCAAGGACTTGTGGGCGGGGCTTCTGGTGGGCGGGGTGTTCTCACCTGGCTGGCACGTGGGGGTGGGCCAGGACCAGGTGCCGTCAGCCTGGCAGGTGCTGGCGTCTGCCCCAGCCAGGCTGTAGCCGTTGTTGCAGCGGAAGCGGACGGTGGAGCCCACCAGGTACCTCTCGCCCTGCTTGTGTCCGTTGGCAGGCGGGGCCAGCCAGCCGCAGGACACCACTAGTGTAGGGGCGGGGCGCAGACATCGGACCTGAGCTCGCGCCTGCTGCCACCAGCCTGGGGGGCCATGTCCCAGCGCCAGGCGCCCTCCCCCTCGCCCGCGCcttccccccagccccgccccgctCACCGGGCTGCAGGCTCTGCACGCGAAGCCGGTGCTGCATGTGGGCCACTCGCGAGGCGTTGCCCACGCTCAGGCTCCCGGTAGCCGCCACGTCGAATTTGCAGAAACTGTCGTCCCCACACAGGTCAGCTGCCGCACTCGCCTGGCTGGGGCTCGCGGAGCTTTCCTCGGGGAAGAGGGGCAGGAAAGTGGGGTCATGCTTAGGCCGTTCCTTGAAGTTTTCCACCAGGAACTTGGAGTCATAGGTGAGCAGGGAGGAGGCATTCTGCACGGCCCCTGGGAAGACAGCATCAGGGCTGGCGGGTGGGAGGGTCTGGGGGCTCCCCGCACCTCCACCAAGCCCTTCCCAGGGCCGTGCCCTCTGTGCTCCTGCCTGTGGCCTCTTACAGTCAGCCCCGAACCGGAACAGTTCTCGAGAACTGGCGCTGGGTGGCAGGACCTCCCCACTGCGCAGGGTGAAGTCATCGGTTGGGTCGTTGTTGAATGTCCCGAGGAGGCCCTGCGTGTGGGTCAGGAACTTTTCAGGCAGCAGGACCGCCACACTCAGGAATGGCCCTTGGAGGCTGATCTCCAGGCCGGCCTCTGACGTCAGCATGACTGATACTCTGTTCCCAGCGGCTACCGACAGGAACATACCTGGGCACACGTGGAGGTGGGGTCAGGGTCGCCCCTGTGGGCGCTGGGCTCTGACCCCACAGCCTTGGGATGCGTGGGCTAGCACCGTGGGCTTCAGGGCCAGGAGGGAGTCCCCAGGGCCCAGCCTACCTTGACACTCCCCCACCCCGGGTGGTGGGTCTGAGTGCCCAGGCCCTGAAGGGAGCTCCCACACCAGGGTCCTGTGAGGGGGGGACTGGCTGTCGGCCCTCACACCCTGACTCCACCCTGcgcccccttcccttcctgccaggACCCCTAGATGGGGCCCCCAACGTTCCACTCACCCTTCAGGTCCATCCAACGCTGCTCCGCAAAGCTGAGCACCTCCTGGTTCAGCAGCACCTGCAGGACCCCCGCCCCGTCCCCCAGCCGGACCTCTACCACGTCTGAGTTGGCCTCCTGGACGGCCACCGCAGTCAGCCCCGTGCCTCGGTCCTGAGAGCCTGGGATGATGGGTACAAGATGGGGTCCACCGGGCTCAGACTCCCCCTCCCCAGGGATGACCCTGTGCCCCCCAGAGCCCCCGGGGCCCAGCCTCACCCTCTGGCGTCACCCTGGTCTGGGTCCGCGCCTGCACCCGCAGGTCAGTCAGCGCTGCCTCCAACAGCACGTACTCGCCACGTCCGTTGAATGTGAAGTTGGTGCCGTCGAAAGTGACAAAGTGTGGGTCCCCGAAAGCGGAGGCTGGGGGGATCGGAAGGTGAGGCGGGTTGTCCTGCCTCTGCCCTGGCCAGCGCCCGCCCAGCCCAGCACCCACCCAGGCGCGGGGGCCGGTAGCTGCGGCAGTCGCTGGAGGGCCGTCTGTTCATGTAGCGGAAGCACTCAGGTGCCCAGAGGCAGCAGTGGTAGAAGCTGATGACGTCGTAGATCCAGTGGGAGAGGCCCGGCACGCGGGGTGGCACGCGGTAGGGGGGTGAGCCCCAGTCGTGGCCGCGGTCCGGGGTGCTGCCCCCGGTGGAGTCAGCAGTCAGGAGCTGCGTGCCGTCCGCAGTGTAGCAGCACTGCTGGCCCGAGTAGTACCGGGGGCTGCGGGCACAGGCGGGTCAGGACGGCCCTGGgtccggccccgcccctcccgcgccccgccccctcccgcgCCCCGCCCTCCATCTCCGGCTCACCTGGCTTGCACCGAGCGCACGCAGTGCACAGCGCCCGGGTGGTAGGTGCACACGCTGCCCTGCTCCAGGTCACAGCCGTAGTCTGTCTGCAGAGGGGCTGGCGGCTGTCACCTGCACGGGCTCGGGGCTCCGCCATCCCCTACCCCTCCGGGGCCTCGGACCCCCAGCCTCACCTCCcaggcctccccctcccctccctgtgaTGCCTCCAGTAGCGTGG
Coding sequences within it:
- the SUSD2 gene encoding sushi domain-containing protein 2 produces the protein MKPTLLPWALLLLATVPGPGLRPAAGAQLSCSQRCGDQSGPCSCHPTCFGLASCCVDIRDFCLEISPYSGSMMGGKDFVVRHLNWSNPADSVICSFKESIQTHGYVDASGRVHCVSPLLYESGRIPFTLSMNNGRSFPRSGTWLSVHPSKVSDSEKSQLVNETRWQYYGTPGTQGNLTLTWNTSALPSDTVTIELWGYEETGKPYSQQWAAAWSYLYSLATNIHNSGSFTFTPKPAPQNFQRWEVGSLRIVDSRHSAGKPDVQAIWSNEHALAWHLGEDFRMDPVAWARNQCLAWEELEDQLPTFLEELPDCPCTLAQARADSGRFHTDYGCDLEQGSVCTYHPGAVHCVRSVQASPRYYSGQQCCYTADGTQLLTADSTGGSTPDRGHDWGSPPYRVPPRVPGLSHWIYDVISFYHCCLWAPECFRYMNRRPSSDCRSYRPPRLASAFGDPHFVTFDGTNFTFNGRGEYVLLEAALTDLRVQARTQTRVTPEGSQDRGTGLTAVAVQEANSDVVEVRLGDGAGVLQVLLNQEVLSFAEQRWMDLKGMFLSVAAGNRVSVMLTSEAGLEISLQGPFLSVAVLLPEKFLTHTQGLLGTFNNDPTDDFTLRSGEVLPPSASSRELFRFGADWAVQNASSLLTYDSKFLVENFKERPKHDPTFLPLFPEESSASPSQASAAADLCGDDSFCKFDVAATGSLSVGNASRVAHMQHRLRVQSLQPVVSCGWLAPPANGHKQGERYLVGSTVRFRCNNGYSLAGADASTCQADGTWSWPTPTCQPGRSYAVLLGIIFGGLGLVALVGLGYWLLRRRKSNTAVWGSQP